One segment of Anastrepha obliqua isolate idAnaObli1 chromosome 3, idAnaObli1_1.0, whole genome shotgun sequence DNA contains the following:
- the LOC129242037 gene encoding protein snail-like gives MLPTLSGNSTHQLHLDNSNISTQQQPTLQHSQHQQQQQYRSIKRSTNMIFRIEHLLPSTSRGSTATAPITRTAPILEGTHSPPPAIATSASTRSTTSTATTAKRSKIRATCTGVLLSQFTPKDIVSEAIPTYALMSSNNRSAAAEQSITTYCTLSDNVLRMSPELFRRIKLSEDIHSYNALFELQAGGMVHVRTARDIGRDEELVAWFGEEISLLMAIPFLTPLNIQGNKRYTCHLCQLTFETPNPLKIHLALGCGRHSMDILWIRLHYALKASSYTQQQQLLAATATLTQPALPSPTAAPSSTSSISPASSPQPAASTQQSTQPQQHHHHHHHLQQLHRFSAFKPVSPSIAFTAAVTTSSFSNPNAHSASTAVTPSTALSYLPPIASVSGALPHMRLLQPATGVGGIDAANSLNAAAQIEAIVSNMGASKQGHLCIYCGKVYSRKYGLKIHIRTHTGFKPLKCKFCLRPFGDPSNLNKHVRLHMQSNVGSTPIEGYKCTLCNKTLARRRDLQRHIESRHAGDVGST, from the exons atgttgccAACGTTATCGGGCAACAGCACACATCAACTACACTTGGATAACAGTAATATTAGTACGCAGCAACAGCCGACATTACAGCACTCccagcaccaacaacaacagcaataccgCTCCATCAAACGCAGCACCAACATGATATTTCGCATTGAACACCTCCTACCGAGCACGAGCAGAGGATCGACGGCTACAGCACCAATAACAAGAACAGCCCCTATTTTGGAAGGCACTCACTCGCCTCCACCTGCAATTGCGACCAGCGCTAGTACCCGTAGTACCACTTCCACTGCGACAACCGCTAAACGTTCAAAAATACGTGCCACATGTACAGGCGTACTCTTGTCTCAATTCACACCAAAAGACATTGTGTCCGAAGCGATACCAACATACGCACTAATGAGCTCAAACAACAGGTCGGCGGCCGCTGAGCAATCCATTACTACTTACTGCACACTCTCTGACAATGTGCTGCGCATGAGTCCAGAACTATTTAGACGTATTAAGCTCTCAGAGGATATACACAGTTACAATGCACTGTTCGAGTTGCAAGCAGGCGGTATGGTGCATGTGCGAACTGCGCGTGATATAGGACGCGATGAAGAGCTTGTCGCGTGGTTTGGTGAGGAGATTTCATTATTAATGGCCATACCATTTCTCACACCACTTAATATACAAG GCAATAAACGTTACACTTGTCACCTCTGTCAACTAACTTTCGAAACACCAAATCCGCTAAAAATCCATTTGGCTCTAGGCTGCGGACGTCACTCCATGGATATTCTCTGGATTCGTCTACACTACGCACTTAAAGCTTCCAGCtacacacaacaacaacagctgcttgcagcaacagcaacattaACCCAACCCGCGCTACCTTCTCCAACAGCAGCCCCTTCGAGCACATCCTCAATTTCACCTGCTTCATCACCACAACCCGCCGCATCAACACAACAATCcacacaaccacaacaacaccaccaccaccaccaccacctacAACAACTACACCGCTTCTCTGCATTTAAACCTGTCTCACCTTCCATAGCCTTCACCGCCGCTGTTACAACGAGCTCGTTTAGCAATCCAAATGCGCACAGCGCCAGTACTGCAGTAACTCCAAGCACCGCACTTTCATATCTGCCACCTATCGCATCAGTTAGTGGCGCTTTGCCACATATGCGTTTATTACAACCGGCCACTGGCGTAGGAGGTATTGATGCAGCAAATTCACTCAACGCTGCCGCTCAAATCGAAGCGATCGTTAGCAATATGGGCGCCTCCAAGCAGGGACACCTCTGCATCTACTGTGGCAAAGTATACTCTAGGAAATATGGCCTGAAAATTCATATACGCACTCACACGGGCTTCAAACCACTTAAATGTAAATTCTGCTTACGTCCTTTTGGTGACCCGAGTAATCTAAATAAACATGTTCGTCTACATATGCAATCGAATGTGGGCAGCACTCCCATCGAAGGATATAAGTGTACGCTGTGCAACAAGACGTTGGCTCGACGGCGAGACCTCCAACGTCACATAGAATCGCGGCATGCGGGTGATGTGGGAAGCACCTGA